The Chloroflexota bacterium genome window below encodes:
- a CDS encoding IS5/IS1182 family transposase has protein sequence VENAFRHLKEWRAVATRYAKTSASYLAACQIRALALWIKLL, from the coding sequence TGGTGGAAAACGCCTTCCGCCATCTCAAAGAATGGCGGGCAGTAGCCACCCGCTATGCCAAAACGTCGGCCTCTTACCTGGCTGCCTGCCAGATCAGAGCCCTGGCGCTCTGGATAAAACT